CTTACTGACAAGATAATCATCCTGGGAAAAGATGAGAACCAAAGAGGTGAGAAAGAGAAGAGTCcctcacagtttaaaaaaaaaaatgaatgtcaaCGTACCTGTTTGGGGATGTAATTCTTCCCTTTTACAAAAACGCGATATGATGGCCGCCGCCTCTGTTGTTCAGCCTTTTCCTTTGACTCCTCTGGgctttttctgtgtttgataCTCAGAATGTTGTTGGTCATACCAACGACAATGGACTCATCATCGGGCTGAGGATAAAGATGTATTCGTAGATTTAGTGTTTTCATTacgaaaaaaatacattttataggTATATGTTGCTCAGGTGAAATTTCTTTTTCAAAGACTGCTCTGGTGACTAAGGCCTTGTACATTGTGCTCTCAAAAGAGGAGAGGATGTAGTGTTTCATCTCCTCTTTCATCAGGCAGTACTGGATATTTCTGCTGGCCTGTGCAGAAACAGAATCTATCACTTTGCAGAGCTGATCTCTCTTCTCTGAGGAagacaaatctgtgtgtgtgtttttttatgtttccatATTTCAGTGAGTCAAATAAGGTGGTTGACTATAAGCAGTAATAAAATGTGTCTTACAGCCAAAGCCAGGCTGAGGATGGCAGAAGCGTAGTCAAAGTTGTGGACCACTTTGTAGTTGGTTGTGTTGTACACCTTCACATGCCTGAAAGACAAATAAGAATCCGGGTTAGAtcagattcattcattcagcctTCCCCCTTGACCCGTGTAAAAACAATCCATTCATCTTGTATTCAACCGTCAGGGTTTACACCACTAAGAGTGTCCCCTTACCTGTCCAGAGAAGCTGACAGCAGTCTCTGCCCGTTGCTGCTAAGAGACAAACAGGTGACAGTTTTGTGGTGGTTCTTCAGTGACACCAGAGGCTGGCCTCCTTTAAGCAGATCCCACACTTTCACATAGCgaccacctggaaaataaaacaatgcacATATGAGTCCAAATAATTACTGTTGTGTCTAAACACGAGGATTGTACTGCTGGCTACCTGCAGAGACCAGGAGTCCCTCAGAGGGATACAGAAGGAGACTCTCCACTGGGTGGGCATGGTCCATGGTCATCACACTCTTATCCACTCTGGCATCAAAGACTTTTACTGTATGGTCATATGATCCTACAATAAAAATATCACacaaaaacttttctttttattctggTCCATATCCTTCCATCTGCTGCAATATGTGATTGGAGGGCAGCATTTGTAGTGGGATTCCATCTTCCATCTCACCTGTAATGAAGAGATCTCTGTTGAGTTTGCTCGTAACACCACAGCGAATGTAATCTGTGTGTTCTTGGTAGTTGTTGAGCTCAGTAGCACTTGGGATGTCCCACAGTCGACAGGTGTAGTCATCTGACCCTGTCAGGATCTGGTACCGGTCTGAGGTGAAGTCTGTCAAATGTACAGCTCTGAGCAAAGATACAGTAAGAGAAAAAAATTTACATCAGTATATTTTTACACCAGACATTTTTACAACAGAATAGGACAGCAGGTTAGAGTGTGTCAGAATATCGAGGATCATCATGAAATTCAGTCGATGGATCACTCAAGAAATCATCATTCAACCACTCCCTTTACCTTTACATCCCCTTAACTGGGCTAGTGATCAGGGCAGAGGTCTATAGTAACAAGGGAATAAAATGAAACACTATTTGTGCTTTTAATATATCTAAAGGAACAAAAAACCGGTTTAGAGGTACCTCAAGGTGGCAGAAATATGAATTAAAGTCTCTTCTAAACACTATCAGAGTTGTCATCAAGTGACAAGTGTAATACTTACTTTGTGTGACCTTTAAACATCCTGAGTGCCACCTTGCCGCTGACATCAAAAAGCCGGACAACAGAGTCCTCACATCCTGCCACAAGCAGCTGACCATCTGACCTGAACCTGCCACAATAAGCAGTGTCCTTGAACCGAGTGAATGTCTTGACAGGCTCCTGAGAGAATGGCCCGTAAATGTGGATCTGGAAATAATATCGCATGTAAGAATGAGAAGAGTCTCAACTGGGTTAAACTGAGTGAACACAACTGAtgtgaatttaaaaaacaaGCCAACATACTCTGGTGAATGCTGTCACAGCAAAATTATGTGGTGATACAGGGGAGAAGTCTATGTTTGTGATGGCGCCAAATTCTTTTATCTGCACTGGAGCCTGTGagaaagcaaaacacacattgaATGTGACCAAGCATAGAGCAagacattttgtgtttacagtagATTAGGTAGGTAGATAGATGGCTagatagaaatactttattcatggGAAGTTTTACTTTACAACAGCAGATTACACTTACTTTGTAGTTTTTCCAGTAGAGTGTGTCTTGTGTAACTTTCTCTCCAAGTTTTGGATAGACTTGGATTTTTGTGGGTTTAAATGAAGCCATTTTGTGCCgatcacaggaaaaaaactctgtgaagatgcagacagtgaaaacatgaatattAACATAAAGACACATGACACAAAGTGCCTAAAACTAAATAGCCTGCATCCTAATGATTCTTATTTTAGggcacaaaatataaaaatatccaaaatctattcaaacacacacataatatagTTCACATAATATTCTAAATATGCCATACTAACATACTGGTGCAGGTGGtataaatattgatttaataAGGACTGGTGTTGTGTTAAATCGAAGTCTGCTAGTTCCACCCAGTGTAAACACGATGCCTTTTCAACATGGGGTCGGAACCGACcaacacagaaaaccacatgaAGAAAACTAAACTCGGTAATTATCTTAAAGTCACAACCATCCATCTCACCTGTAATGAAGAGATCTCTGTTGAGTTTGCTCGTAACACCACAGCGAATGTAATCTGTGTGTTCTTGGTAGTTGTTGAGCTCAGTAGCACTTGGGATGTCCCACAGTCGACAGGTGTAGTCATCTGACCCTGTCAGGATCTGGTACCGGTCTGAGGTGAAGTCTGTCAAATGTACAGCTCTGAGCAAAGATACAGTAAGAGAAAAAAATTTACATCAGTATATTTTTACGACCAGACATTTTTACGACAGACTAGGACAGCAGGTTAGAGTGTGTCAGAATATCGAGGATCATCATGAAATTCAGTCGATGGATCACTCAAGAAATCATCATTCAACCACTCCCTTTACCTTTACATCCCCTTAACTGGGCTAGCGATCAGGGCAGAGGTCTATAGTAACAAGGGAATAAAATGAAACACTATTTAAAGTCACAACAACACAATCTGCTAAATTGTTGTAGGCTAGGCTtaatcacacagcagcaaaaaaacaacGAAACTATGGAATTACAAAAGGCTAAGCTTCACATAAGTTTTGCAGtgttcaacaaaacaaaaacgtcTACAGTCACTTTCCTATTCGCTATAAATACTTTGTAAGGAGAcctgaaaacaaaagcagcttaTAAGACAGCTAAGTGACCCAACGTGTTCAGTTCTCCACAACTTGTTAGCACGCTGCGCTTTAGCCGGCTAGCAGTTTCTGCTAAACTGGTTATTCTCACCTTTTAAGTAAAACGCCCAAAAGTGAATACTTATGTTTTACCAAAGACGTGCAGAAGTTAGATGATATCGGTTGTGGCTGTCAGCCAAAATTGTTCATTTTAACGAACGATCACGTTGCCTCTCTGGGTACAGGAGGACGCCATGACAATAATGCAACTACTTCCGTTATACTTCTTCGTTGTTGTGTATTAGCGATTGGAAAACGAAGTCTTGGTTCATTACCGCCACCAACAGGTAAGCAGTCCGTCTCCTTGGTCTTACATCCTCATgtatattgttatattgttaAATAGAATGCACGGTGGTCATATTAAAATCACGtttcaattcattttatttcatttttatgttaaaatTTGATTTACACTTATACTGATTTGAACATATATATCAATAATTGTACTATTTTTATATGTAGTATTTACGTAGATTTTACCTTTGTCAGAATATTTTAAACAGAAATGTATTATTAGTATATTATGTAgttgttaaaaatgtttaaaccactgtaaaaaaaaaataggcacCAGctctaaaaatataataaaattaattaatttagcACAAATTTGGAAAAACTTTGTGGACTTCCGGCAAGAAAACATCTGATGGCGTCATTTCCTGTCTTCACTCCTTTCTCCGATCCGCTATCGACTGTGGGACCCGCGTGTTTACACACTCCCAGGTCAGTTCACGTCTGTCCAGGGTGTTTAAGCTGCCACTGATACGTATAATGTTGCCTTAGTAGACAGTGAACAACCTCTGTGTCACATCAtgtctttaaatgtgtgaaaaaaaacagtttcactTAAATGCTAACATCACTTTCACAAGGCCTAAGCTAGCTATGTAGCTTCATTTGCTAACTACCCGGCAGTTCACTTAAAATAGtttctcctcctgaaatcctGAAAACTTCTAAACTAAGCATAAGCTCATATTAAATATGTTCTGCAGGTTTATTAAGCCCGTTGTTGTTAGATAATTGATCCGTCGGTGCTCAAGGGGACCGTTTCGAGACTACCTTGGCCCCTAACTTTAGCTGACCACCTCTGTCTGATTCATGGAGAACTTGAGTCGAGACTTAAAAAGTGTGCAACTATTTTTGGCCGTCTGACAGCTGGGCATTCTTGCTAGTTTGATGCGTCAAAAAGGCGAAACTAGTAGGTGGGTCTATTTGGGAAGTTTAGGCACTTTACTGTAATGACAAACATGATGTTTCCTGTGAAGTGTTGACTTGCAATCACACTTAAGGTTATAGTTTGTCAGGCAAAAGTGTAAAAACTAATATCATTTTGAGATCACATTTTAGATTGGGGAATCAATGACATTAACTGGATGAGTAGTTGGTGCTTTCATGTTTCCATTTTTGTGTTTATCGAGAATAGTTTTTTCCCTTAACATATGTTTTGTGTATGTCTCAGATGAAGGAGTCGATAATGAACCAAGAAAAGCTTGCCAAACTGCAGGCACAGGTTCGCATAGGCGGAAAGGTGAGGTGCTGCCCCCATGTTATTAAATAAGTGTTATTTTTGAACCATGTGCACAGAAATTATAGATGGTATGTTTTGTACCGTGTAGGGGTCAGCCCGCCGAAAGAAGAAGGTGGTGCACAGAACAGCTACCGCAGATGACAAGAAGCTGCAGTTCTCCTTGAAGAAACTGGGAGTCAATAACATCTCTGGCATTGAAGAGGTACAGCAAGTTCTTCCTGTGGCGTACAGCCAAATGTGAACAAGTCCTCTCAATGAAATTAAAGCTTTAAAATTAAGTCTCTTGCCCTGAAAAAGAATACAATTACTCAAAGAGTTGAACCCCACATACATCTAATGAAAGCTCATGTTTTTCTTAGGCCCAGAATGATTTACTCATGAAATCGTGTCTCTTTTTAGTCATGAATCCTTCATCATGCAGCAAAATGTAATTCCCTTTTCATTTCGTGTCTTCCTCGCTACAGGTGAACATGTTCACAAACCAGGGAACAGTCATCCACTTCAATAACCCAAAGGTTCAGGCCTCCTTGGCTGCCAACACTTTCACTATCACAGGACACGCTGAGAACAAACAGCTCACAGAGATGCTCCCAGGAATCCTAAACCAGCTCGGAGCCGACAGTCTCACCAGCCTCAGAAGATTAGCAGAGAACCTGCCCAAATCAGGTACTTACATCATTCTTTTATTGACCTCTGTGTTTGAATCAGCAGTGTTCTGTTTAGACTTACCACAGTTTTGCTGTCTCCTCTATAATAGTTGGAGAGAACAAAGCCCCCATGGTTGCTGttgaagaggaggatgatgaggttCCAGGTATGAAATTATCCACAAAAACCTAGACGTTTGCATTTATAAGACACAACGATTTTCCGGACTGGATTGCGTGTTCATTTGGTGTAGGTTTAGTTGCAGTGTATCTGGATATGAGCTTTAGAGTTgatatatttattcatttttgtttcCTACTATTTTCTAACTTCCACCATGCTTTGTTCCGCTTCCAGATCTTGTTGAAAACTTTGACGAGGCATCAAAGAACGAGGCAAATTAGCCAACACCAGCAAACCTTTCAGTTCTCCTTTTGACTCACCGTACTTTGGCACTGCAACAGTTTGTTCAGCTCTGTGGTTAGGAACAATAGTAACGTTTCAAATCGGAACTGTTAACAATTGGATTCACAAATCAACTTTTTATGTCGATCGTGGCTTACTCTTGTGTCTTACTTGTCCTGCAGTACAAGGGCAAGTTATTTAATTCAGTGGAATGTGCAAACCCCTCTCTTTCTTATGCTGTCTCTCCTGAAATGTGATGCCCACACATCAAAAATGTATTGGTGGAATTTCTCATGTAATAAAGATTACATTAACATGTATCCTTCCTGTGCTCTAGCAGTTCTTTCAGACTGTGTACATGTGCTAAGTGTTTAATTATATTCATCATTCTGGTTCTGTACATATGTGTAACAGTTGTCAAAGCCATGGTTTCATTTTTATTAGGTGTATACcagggaaaataaaataaacaccacTATGCAGGGATAGCAGTACATGGTGTCCTCATAGCACGTTTAAATATTACCTTACCAt
The genomic region above belongs to Parambassis ranga chromosome 9, fParRan2.1, whole genome shotgun sequence and contains:
- the LOC114441324 gene encoding transcription factor BTF3-like, coding for MKESIMNQEKLAKLQAQVRIGGKGSARRKKKVVHRTATADDKKLQFSLKKLGVNNISGIEEVNMFTNQGTVIHFNNPKVQASLAANTFTITGHAENKQLTEMLPGILNQLGADSLTSLRRLAENLPKSVGENKAPMVAVEEEDDEVPDLVENFDEASKNEAN
- the utp15 gene encoding U3 small nucleolar RNA-associated protein 15 homolog — its product is MASFKPTKIQVYPKLGEKVTQDTLYWKNYKAPVQIKEFGAITNIDFSPVSPHNFAVTAFTRIHIYGPFSQEPVKTFTRFKDTAYCGRFRSDGQLLVAGCEDSVVRLFDVSGKVALRMFKGHTKAVHLTDFTSDRYQILTGSDDYTCRLWDIPSATELNNYQEHTDYIRCGVTSKLNRDLFITGSYDHTVKVFDARVDKSVMTMDHAHPVESLLLYPSEGLLVSAGGRYVKVWDLLKGGQPLVSLKNHHKTVTCLSLSSNGQRLLSASLDRHVKVYNTTNYKVVHNFDYASAILSLALAPDDESIVVGMTNNILSIKHRKSPEESKEKAEQQRRRPSYRVFVKGKNYIPKQDDYLVSKPVKQHLAKYDKQLKKFNVSKALDTALESWTRLRKPEITVAVVKELDRRGTLKNALAGRDEQWLSQFLNFLIGNLVDTRFTPVLITPAEMILDIYQSIVGQSPVVDRQLLRLHDLLEKEIDYQKDLLEVLGMLDTLFASTCPRKEVPCSGISRSNGLAQGEASSTSRPELQVT